A region of the Nothobranchius furzeri strain GRZ-AD chromosome 13, NfurGRZ-RIMD1, whole genome shotgun sequence genome:
GTCTGTACAATAAAGTGTTCAGTGCTGGAATCGAGTCTCTGGTGTTAGCTTTTGTGTTTAGAAAACTCCTAGAAGTAAAAAATACCACCATCTCCCTCTCAGATCCAGAAATTCAGCCTGCAGAGATTACAGAAGCAGTGTTGCTATTCCAAATAGTCCTGGAACACTactttcagttttttattttttaactttgacaaaatcagaggagcATGTGAGACATCTGAAATTGAATTTAGTGGTAAGAGCATGGCGTGTGCTGCAGCATGTGGTGTCAGTGATGGTGGGACATGAGGAGGACACATGATGTGAAGCAGTCAGAAGACTTTCTTTTTGTGTTATTGTCATTGTAACCTTTctctttgtgtttatgtttactgGACAACTGATCTGCACATGTGAGAGGATTACTAATGCATGACTTACTCTTTAAAACTCAGACTTTTATAAAATAAAACTGGAAATCTGCTAAATTAACTATATGACTATAGTCAAGATCTGACATTTTTAGCTggatttagatattttttttTGTGGACAGTATTTTACTACataatatttttttatatttctttacTTCACAAATCAAATAGCTTTAAAGatgattatttttttatgaaattCACTTTTAGTTTGTTTTGGTCACTAGAAGACAGACTAGAGAACAGAGAGAAAACTGTCAACACCTGCTATACTGATGGTGTGCCCTCAGTCAATCAGTAAAACTTTACTTACGAGTCACTTTTTTAGTGTGACACAGTTTGCCTTTTGCTTGTGCTAATAATAAAATTAAAGCAATGCTTCTTTTCAGAAAAACAAGTTGTTATAAATAAGAAAAGGAAATCAAAAATTAAAGTCAAATCATCAAATCAGTAATCAAGTAAAGTTAAGGCCACATTttactttaaaataaatatttattacaGTCAGAACAGTCAGAGTTTTTATCACAGATGTCTTCTAGAAATTGTAAAGACATCACGTTTTCCCCTCATTTGGTCAAGGGTGATCAAAGAGCAGGATAAAAAGATCAGGAAGAGATCATTTACACTCTTCTTGTTCTTCTCTTGCTTTGAAAGATTCTGACAGCAAACAGAAAAAGAATAAACTTTAGGAAACGTTGAATCCTCCAGAGTTCTGCAGCAGTAATTATGGTTCTGCTCCCGAGCTGCCCTTCTTTTCACATCAATTAGAGCTCCGGACAGTAATCTGGTTTGAATGGTGGTTAAAGTGCTGAAGGTGAACGCCCTCTTCTCTCCCTCGTTGATGCCCATCTGTGGTCTGGGCTCGATGCCAGGCAGCAGACGGTGAGGGCCGATGGGAAGGAGAAAGTCCACACAGATCGTATTTGTCTCACCTGTCTTCCTGTCAGAGGGACGACTGCAGCTCTGAAGCTCAGAAACGTTTTAAATGCTCCACTCCTAGTTAATATTCACATACAGTAGTAGGTGTGGAAACGCCTCCACAGAATCTCCTGTGGATCCGGACGTTTTCTCTCTGCGCTCCACTGACAGAAACAGATTGTTTTCTCACATTGTGTTTGTTATGACTTCCTTTATCTTATCTGCTGCTGTTAGGAGTTTGATCCCAGTGGGGCTCATCCATCTTCTAATTTTCTGCTGTCTTTGTTTTACAAACCGCTTTGTTTGTAAGGTGAGACGTTTATTTTTGAACAGCTGGAAACATCCGTTTTTGCTCAGCGACACTTGTAAACTTAATACAggtgtggggcgacggtggcacaggtgttaagtgctcgccccgtaatcggaaggttgcaggttcgagccctgctcagtctgtcactgtcgttgtgtccttgggcaagacacttaacccaccttgcctgctggtggtggtcagagggaccggtggcaccagtgctcggcagcctcgcctctgtcagcgcgctccggggcagctgtggctacgttgtagctcatccccaccagtgtgtgaatgtgtgtgtgaatgggtgaatgactgagtgtgttgtaaagcgccttgaggggttccaggactctagaaggtgctatatcaaatacaggccatttaccatttaaatgtttatttacacTCATCACAGAAAGAAAAGTCACAAAGCGCTTCACAAAGATCCCCAAAACTAACATGAAATGATCATAAAGccaaaacaacataaaaatgatCAAACAAGTGAATAATAAAATCCAAAAATATCATTAAATAGATGAAGAAAacataaaagatttaggtaaaggcAGCATTAAATGAAAGGTTCTTCAGTtgctttttaaaagtgtccagactgtcaatacacTTCCAACATCAGGGTGCAACAgcttggaaggagcgatcaccttgactttcatatctggtctttggaacttctagaaggttctggtgtgtggacctaagggctgggttggagcataaggctttaacagttcagtgatatagggaggagcttgatcaGGTAGAGCCCTGAAACTTGTGATCAAtattctaaagttaacgggtaaccagtgcagagacatcagaataggagtgttgTGAGCTTGTCTacatgctccagttaggagccttgctgcagagttctggaccaactgaaggcagtcaatagcttacttttaaaaaaacatgTGGAGTGTGCTACAGTAATGTAGAGTGGAGGCGAAAAAGGCATGgatgaccatttcaagttcattttttacaccaaccttcacagtttggagatatttcttaaatgataaaaacaattTCGGACCAGTGTTTTGGAGTGGccttggtcaaaaacaacacccaaagtcCTAGACTTTGACTTGACAGCAATGGTTAAATGACCAAGTTGTTACGCAATCAGGGTAACCATGCTCTTAGAGGCAATGATCAgatattcagtcttttcagagtttaaatgAAGGAAgtcatcttctagccagctggtgatggctgatagacactctagtaattcagtttATAGAACACACAGAATCCTTAAATgaacagtacagctgaatgtcatctgcatattggTGATAGGAGACATGAAAAAAATTATCTGCATGTGGCTAAGACTTAAAATCAAtggtgacaggtgtgtgtgtgtgcctgtgtgtgtgtatgtgacagagagagagagagagagagtcaataATGAAGCAAATCGTGTACATAGATGTCAAAAATGTTCTTATATCCTATTTGTTCTCACTATGTTTGAAGATATAATTTTTTGTAGAGATTTTCTTATTTACTAGTAATTGACAAAAATATAGTTTCAAAATGAAACCAACCTTTAATTTAACACtccatttttttttacttaatttaTTGAGACATTACAGAAACTCCACAATTAGCTTAGTCCTCGGATTATTTTTATAGATGCACAAACAATTGGTGTTAGAGGCTTAAGAATTTACCCTGAAATGTTTTGAAATAGTTCAGTGAACAATCCAGAGATTATTTTTTGTTGGATCCAAAGAAGATAAATAAAGTAATGGATTGCCTTTTATTCAATTAATTAGGTACTAATGTTCAATCACGCCTGCTTTAAAGGGTCAAACATTGAACACATTTGTGAAGCAGATAAATAAATGTCTGACAATTAGCAGGTTCAAGTTTTTTTCTTCTGAAACTCAAGCCAGAACTCTGTGTTGACCATCTGTTGCAGAACTCAGCTTTTCTTGTGATGCTGAAAGCTGAGAAGAATCAATCACCTCTCAGATGTTTTTACTCCCTTAATGTGCCTTTTATCAGTTAACTGAGATTACTAAAGTAGATTTGTTCTGACTTGTCAGGAGTTTAGGATCTAAAAATAAAGACTTTgtaggaaacacacaacatgggGTGTTTCCTTTTGAAGGTGGAGAGCCACTGTTTTCCTTGTAGTCAGTGGAGATGACGCTCATCTTTTCCCCTGTCATACTGATTTAGAAATATTATTAAATGAAGTCCAGAATGCTCTCATCATCAGAAATTGATCAGAGGCCCTGATGTAAGCATCGTAGGGACAAACAGCGGTCAAGTTACTAATATGATGTGATTTAGCTGTCAGCTGTCAGATGGGCTGAAAGAGAAGTCTGTGAAAGCCTGAAGTGGAGGATAATTGCTGCACATTTTTATATGTTTCCAGTTCAGATGAGGGGTGGGATGCTGCAAAGCAAGCTGGTGTCCCTAATGGCCAGGAAATGTCTTTGTTGCCGAAACTAATTGGATTGCTTTAACAGGAAAGCATCCGTCCAGCTCCATTAGACCGAAGTAAACAGCAACACAGAGCTGAGAGACGGAGAAAGGGACAGGTGGACTAGCGCAAAGAATCCAAACAGCTGGGCAAGAAAGGAGAAgtgaggtgttttttttctgcTGCAGGGTTAGAGGATTGGAGGGAAATGTTTAATTTCCAAGGAGCTTTGAGCCAAAGACGTGAAGCTGATTCACAACAAAAACGCCGACAGCTTCATGAGCTCCAGGCTTCAAGTCAGCTTGACATCTTAAAGATCCCTTCAATAAACCAGAAGGATGTGTCGTTTGACAGACCCTAAATGGGGAAGCCATTGGTTCCTCACAGACGGATCAGGACGGAACAGAGAAGCTTCTATGCCGCCTGTAAATCGGGTCTTTCTTCCTAGGAGAGGGTGACATGTTGGAATGCAGCACATTAATGTGGAGATGGGTGGGCTCCTCATTCCTGTCATAGCATCTCCGCCGTCCGTCTGACCTGCCATGActttttttctgtctttatttTACCTCCAGGGCTTCTTTGATTTTGTTGATGCAGAAAAGCTTCAAGTCTTTTAACTGTGAGCGGTTAACATGAAAATTCGCCCCTGAATCTGTTCAGTTAACCGTTATAGGCAggatggtgctgctggttggtCGATGTTGGCATTTGAATAAACAAGACATTTTACAAACATTACAGCAATAAGAATCATGCATTATGGGAAGATTTTAATGGAAAACATGTAAAGTTTGTAAATTTTCTGAAATGCAAAAATATTTTTGTTCCATGTCAGACAaattactttaaagagcaagttcactgagaaacagattTTTACGtatcatttttaaaatggttttaCATTCACGCTGAGCATGAACACAGCCTTCTCCTACTTCCTGCTTTAGCTGCTGATGGAAAACAGACGGAGAAATGCTCTGTTCAGAAAAAGCCACTCagcgttcatggactcatccatcttggctcacaacagtTTAGACTGTTGTTGATTTTTGCAGCCAGAAGAGAccagagcacgtctcggctagtggaagctaaatgttagcattggcaactccacaatatggccaaactccttcaggcttgtgttatttgtggtgataaaCCACGTAGCTGCAGAGCGTgagaaggcagtggaagagttgagtTGCTGTTAGCTGTTATAGAGACAAGGTGTCTGAGTATCAAGACCAACAATGGGTAAGAATCCAAATCTTGCAGTTTTCTGCCACCCACCCTAACcagtacttcctgaaacaggagcaccagagcttttttccccacagaaaagGACTCACAAGAGACCACAGctcctggggcagcagtagctcaggaggtagagcgggttgcctcatgatcggagggtcatgggttcgattccagctcctgccaggggtatcctgcagttgtgtacttgggcaagacacttcacccaacttgcctgtggtagtggaggtcagaggggccggcagcgccaaatggcagcctcacctctgtcagacctccccagggcgggtgtggctacaagtagcttaccatcactagcagtgtgtgaatgtgagagtgtgtgaaagcacctttgggggtcttgaaaagcgctatataagttcaatgcattattattatttaaaaaaaaaactagtgaATGAGCGCTTTAAAAAACCTTACTGGGATTGTTGGAGCAGGGGTCCCACTGGTAAAAGCACTGAGATGACAATGAGACGCCCTGTTTTTCAGCATGGGCCGCTCTGGAGGTGTACATGAATGACACGGTGGAGGTGGCCCTGAAAGGAACGGCGAAGATCACCTGTCGGTATACTTCAGAAGAAGGCAGAGGCAGCATGGACATCCAGTGGTTCTTTGTGAGTTTCATGGAagctcatcaacacacacaccaAATAGTTCAGTTTCTGTGTAATCTTTACAAATTCTTAAATTTGTGTGAATTCGTAGCGGAAAGGCACAGGAGAAAGGCATAAAATTTGCGAGCAGGTCGGAATGATGACCACTATAAACAGAACCTCTCCGTACGCAAACCGGATCAGCGTGAACGACACGGAAACTCCTGCCGAAGTGGCGCTGAGCATCAGGGATGTACAGCTGAGCGATGAGGTGGACTTCATCTGTCGCGTTAAAAGTATCTCAGAGGACCATGTAGAAGGGCACACAACGCTGAAGGTGTTTGGTAAGATCAACAATCGTTTACTTTATGGTTTCATTTGGACACAATTTAAAGGTGTTTCAAAcattatttcctgtttttttcttcttgtgcaGGAAAACCGGATCATCCCACCATCGAGGGTGTTACAACGGGTATATCAGTCAATGCAGACAGCTTATCAAAGGTATACAAGTTGACACAAACAAACGTCCAGCATTGTGTTGACTTACATTCCCTGCCTTCATCTAGATTGGCACTTGTGAGGTGAGAAACGGATACCCCAAACCAAAAATCACCTGGTACAAAAACACCACGCCGCTGCGCAACACGGACAATGGTGAGCCGGATTAAACCAGCGCCGGTACTGAGTTATGTAGTTTTACTGGAGACTGAATCAAAAGATCTTAAAATGATTCAGATTTTAAACAAAATGAGATGTTTCATCGAACTGAAAAGCAAAAGAAATGCAAATAGATTGCTATGAAGTTTATGTTCtgttgtggttctttttccttatcaaaaacaagaaggaGACAGGttctgtccaaactcagcggggggcatttatttacacaactcatccatacatcaccaacacttcacaggggacagcgtccagcttcgatctaaccacctcggctggagatccttctgcaaaagcccactcccctacaccacgcagcatcagttatactattcaacccccacctcccttttgattctgagaaatgatggggtgctacttccacatcctaatatggtcaaaagtagttgaaacttacataagctgggcagatcaacatgtttttggagcatgtactcagcagctgggctgcctgataaccggctggcattgataagcaacatgtcaacatgcagtacacaaaacactgcttttagctcctacactgtCTTTATCTTTGTTTTTGTCTCCCAAAAGTGAACGTGGAAACCAGCACCACCTCGGAATCGAGCGGCCTGTTCTCAGTCAAGAGTGACCTTACGATGAAGGTGGACAGGAAGGACAAAGATGCTACATTCTACTGCGAGGTCAACTACTATCTTCCAGGAACTAAcgggattatgatgatgatggaaaCCACAAAGATCAACATCACCGTGATATGTGAGTTTATATTGACCTCACAACTCGTGCAGGTTGTTGTATCACCGGGGTGCAAGTTGGAGACAGAAAACAAACAATTATTGACGTTGTCTAATCGTTCTATCTCTTGTTCCAGATCCCTCCACTTTTGTAGACTTTTGGATCGAATCACCAAAGGGTCGGATCAAAGAGGGCGACACGGTCGAGCTTCGCTGCAGAGGTGACGGGAATGCCGTTGAGACGTACTCCATAAAGGATTTGAAAAATGTTTGTAGTTCAGCAATATTGCACATTCTTTTAAGCTCAGCACATCTCAGTCACCATGAAGTTATTTTTGTTTGGATAATTGTTGGGTTTTGTAGGATGACGTGACCTGGGAGGTAGACAAGGTGGTGCTGGAGAACGTTACCCGTCTAGACTCTGGAGAGTACGAGTGCACCTTAACAAACATTGACATCTATGAGGAATTCTCAAATCGGACGGCAGTGTTTGTCAACTGTGAGGATTACGCTCTGGAATGATTTAGGAAACCAAACAGATTTACCTGTTTATTGCATTGATCATTAGCTCCTGTTTTTCTGTGCAGATCTTGATGAGGCGGTTTTAAACCCATCAGACACCGTCTTGATGGACAAGGGGGACACAATAACGGCCACCTGCAATGCACTCTCTTCTCTCCAGACCAACACAGCTTGGTTTAAGGTTACACTTATGCATAATGACACTACACAAACATTTGTTATgcattctttgctgattaaagtaaaaatcttatCAATTCAAAATGAGTTTTATGAGTTTTGGTTTTTAACAGTAGGTGATTTTAATGCACTTTTTCTTCTCTGGTGTacagaacaacaaaaaaatgTCAAAGGATCACAGTTTAATCTTAGAGGCTGCAACATTTGATACCTCAGGCACGTACCTTTGTGTTGTGACTGTCCCTGAAGTAGAAGGAATGGAAACCAGGGGCTCACTCCACGTGCACGTTAAGGGTAAGTGAGACTGCACAGCTGGATTCCATTCATTCAGTTTGTGCGACTGAAAGATAGTCAGAATAATTGTTCCTCTTTGCTCTTCCTGCAGGAAAACCAGAAATCCAAGAGAAAGATATTAATGAGATTGAGACTTCTGATGAGACTATCATCCTGAGCTGCCACGCCAAAGGCTACCCTACTCCCAAAATCACCTGGACAACCTCAGAAGGAAAGGTACCCAAAAGAACAGTCACTAATTGCTAGCTCAGCTTAGGCACAGAGATCAGCATAATGTGAAATGCTTTATGAAGGTTTTCTGTTACTGCATACACTGATGAAAGCATTAAAATCATTATAAATCTGATAATATAACAGCATCCATATTACTTAGAAATTCCACTCAGAGTTAACCCTGCTGCAGATTAACTACTGACCTTTATGGGAACCAAACTGCATTGTACAAGCAAACCTGTTATAACTTATTTACGAGGGTGCATTAGAGCGTCCACTTCTAGgaattaaagctgctatagcgaatctacagaacaagctaggtgttgagcgcaaacacggtcacgaatcactcacccctcctctcaggtatcttccctgagaggcTTCTGCCAGAAAACGAGATAACGCTGAACACCAGtctccgttttctaggtccaaatatattttgttgtccatgacttcaaaaggtgtttttctttttgggactctggtagtttgtcctaaagttgaagtcagtcagccgactgtttctccttctctgaaattatggagcggagaacctctcgcaccagtggtgttctgaagCTAAATACACAGGTGTGTAATAagaggaggacccagggaagtgaggAAGTACAGCGGTTTGGCGAGACCAAAGCCGGATGGTCCAATCGTTGCCTTCAGTCTGAAACGCGTTGTTGATGGAGGTTTTTAGACGAATGTGAAAGAACTACTTTATTAGATTTTTATATATTCAGGTAGCACAtcctgctgaacctagacctgaccaacagcagcaaccccagatcatagcactgcccccacaggcttgtacagtaggcactaggcatgatgggtgcatcacttcatctgcctctcttcttaccctgatgacatcactctggaacagggtccatctggactcattaaCCCAATTTTAGatgtttctgcaatctccttagatgttttgtcTGCTTGATGCACACCTATGATCtgccccttctcaaacagacaaaCATCTTTCCATGACCGTGTCTTTTCTCACGGTTGTTTAAGAAATACatgctcattgcaccagttggggtaaaTCGCTTGTTGCCAGAAGAGAGATAATAGCCCGtggagtaattatccaataggaggctcgtaccaatttgcttagttaaatccaggtggagacttTTTTAGCCGAACAATCACGTAAACAGTGTTAGAAAGTTATTAAGATGCATGGAAAAtatgttttaaccctcccactgtcttcatgggtgaccccgccaggaaagttgaccactgagcaggattgatggtttattccttgaggtccacgtggcaggggtgaggtagtgctcactgccaacccctgccacgtggacctcaagggatgaaccatcaatcctgctcagtggtcaactttcctggtggggtcacccatgaagacagtgggagggttaagccagcttgttttccaaatttgctataacagctttaatgaaAAAGATAACAAAAAAAGGCTCCTGTTTGTTTACTAATATCGTTTCTGTTTTTGTATTTAAAGAAGAAATTAATCCCAGGTGAGTTGATGATGAAACTCCTTTCTTCATCAGACATTTTAGCTCATGCGTTTCTGTTTATTGTCTTGTTACAGGTCATCAACTCAGGCTCTCAAATGGAGACTGACTCTGGTGCTAAAAGTCAGGTCACTGTTCAGCTCACTTCAGACGTGACTGTTTTCTGTAACGCTTCCAATGAGTTCGACAGCGACAGTGTGTCGTTCAACATCAAAGTGAAAATCagtgagttcctgctgctcttccaTCTGCTGCGTTctctctctgtgtttgtgtttgtatgcCTCTGTGTGCCCCCTCCCCCTGTCCTCCCTCCTTCTTGTGTCTGTTTGTTTTTACTCAGTCTGAAGGTCTTCAGCTCTCTGACGTGTTGTTAACGTGTTGCCTGTGATTCTTGTCGCGTGTTAACGTGTTGCCTGTGATTCTGAACACTTCACCACGTGCTCTCGTGTCAAACGAGACACAGTGAAGCTGTTTGGTGGTTTACTGTGAACCCCCTCCTCTCCCT
Encoded here:
- the mcamb gene encoding melanoma cell adhesion molecule b isoform X6, translating into MAVRNTASLLAGLLLVLFHTWRAWAALEVYMNDTVEVALKGTAKITCRYTSEEGRGSMDIQWFFRKGTGERHKICEQVGMMTTINRTSPYANRISVNDTETPAEVALSIRDVQLSDEVDFICRVKSISEDHVEGHTTLKVFGKPDHPTIEGVTTGISVNADSLSKIGTCEVRNGYPKPKITWYKNTTPLRNTDNVNVETSTTSESSGLFSVKSDLTMKVDRKDKDATFYCEVNYYLPGTNGIMMMMETTKINITVIYPSTFVDFWIESPKGRIKEGDTVELRCRGDGNAVETYSIKDLKNDDVTWEVDKVVLENVTRLDSGEYECTLTNIDIYEEFSNRTAVFVNYLDEAVLNPSDTVLMDKGDTITATCNALSSLQTNTAWFKNNKKMSKDHSLILEAATFDTSGTYLCVVTVPEVEGMETRGSLHVHVKGKPEIQEKDINEIETSDETIILSCHAKGYPTPKITWTTSEGKVINSGSQMETDSGAKSQVTVQLTSDVTVFCNASNEFDSDSVSFNIKVKIKSKGVVIAVIIICILLLAILGSVLYFLYKKGKICNRSGKQDITKEKSSKDNIVVEMKSDNTEEAILLGVNGDKTPPGDQ
- the mcamb gene encoding melanoma cell adhesion molecule b isoform X2; the encoded protein is MAVRNTASLLAGLLLVLFHTWRAWAALEVYMNDTVEVALKGTAKITCRYTSEEGRGSMDIQWFFRKGTGERHKICEQVGMMTTINRTSPYANRISVNDTETPAEVALSIRDVQLSDEVDFICRVKSISEDHVEGHTTLKVFGKPDHPTIEGVTTGISVNADSLSKIGTCEVRNGYPKPKITWYKNTTPLRNTDNVNVETSTTSESSGLFSVKSDLTMKVDRKDKDATFYCEVNYYLPGTNGIMMMMETTKINITVIYPSTFVDFWIESPKGRIKEGDTVELRCRGDGNAVETYSIKDLKNDDVTWEVDKVVLENVTRLDSGEYECTLTNIDIYEEFSNRTAVFVNYLDEAVLNPSDTVLMDKGDTITATCNALSSLQTNTAWFKNNKKMSKDHSLILEAATFDTSGTYLCVVTVPEVEGMETRGSLHVHVKGKPEIQEKDINEIETSDETIILSCHAKGYPTPKITWTTSEGKVINSGSQMETDSGAKSQVTVQLTSDVTVFCNASNEFDSDSVSFNIKVKITVHTTPDSSTTPDSTTTPVSTTTITTTSSNPKATAKSETPNPSKEKKESKGVVIAVIIICILLLAILGSVLYFLYKKGKICNRSGKQDITKEKSSKDNIVVEMKSDNTEEAILLGVNGDKTPPGDQ
- the mcamb gene encoding melanoma cell adhesion molecule b isoform X3, which codes for MAVRNTASLLAGLLLVLFHTWRAWAALEVYMNDTVEVALKGTAKITCRYTSEEGRGSMDIQWFFRKGTGERHKICEQVGMMTTINRTSPYANRISVNDTETPAEVALSIRDVQLSDEVDFICRVKSISEDHVEGHTTLKVFGKPDHPTIEGVTTGISVNADSLSKIGTCEVRNGYPKPKITWYKNTTPLRNTDNVNVETSTTSESSGLFSVKSDLTMKVDRKDKDATFYCEVNYYLPGTNGIMMMMETTKINITVIYPSTFVDFWIESPKGRIKEGDTVELRCRGDGNAVETYSIKDLKNDDVTWEVDKVVLENVTRLDSGEYECTLTNIDIYEEFSNRTAVFVNYLDEAVLNPSDTVLMDKGDTITATCNALSSLQTNTAWFKNNKKMSKDHSLILEAATFDTSGTYLCVVTVPEVEGMETRGSLHVHVKGKPEIQEKDINEIETSDETIILSCHAKGYPTPKITWTTSEGKVINSGSQMETDSGAKSQVTVQLTSDVTVFCNASNEFDSDSVSFNIKVKITVHTTPDSSTTPDSTTTPVSTTTITTTSSNPKATESKGVVIAVIIICILLLAILGSVLYFLYKKGKICNRSGKQDITKEKSSKDNIVVEMKSDNTEEAILLGVNGDKTPPGDQVEI
- the mcamb gene encoding melanoma cell adhesion molecule b isoform X1: MAVRNTASLLAGLLLVLFHTWRAWAALEVYMNDTVEVALKGTAKITCRYTSEEGRGSMDIQWFFRKGTGERHKICEQVGMMTTINRTSPYANRISVNDTETPAEVALSIRDVQLSDEVDFICRVKSISEDHVEGHTTLKVFGKPDHPTIEGVTTGISVNADSLSKIGTCEVRNGYPKPKITWYKNTTPLRNTDNVNVETSTTSESSGLFSVKSDLTMKVDRKDKDATFYCEVNYYLPGTNGIMMMMETTKINITVIYPSTFVDFWIESPKGRIKEGDTVELRCRGDGNAVETYSIKDLKNDDVTWEVDKVVLENVTRLDSGEYECTLTNIDIYEEFSNRTAVFVNYLDEAVLNPSDTVLMDKGDTITATCNALSSLQTNTAWFKNNKKMSKDHSLILEAATFDTSGTYLCVVTVPEVEGMETRGSLHVHVKGKPEIQEKDINEIETSDETIILSCHAKGYPTPKITWTTSEGKVINSGSQMETDSGAKSQVTVQLTSDVTVFCNASNEFDSDSVSFNIKVKITVHTTPDSSTTPDSTTTPVSTTTITTTSSNPKATAKSETPNPSKEKKESKGVVIAVIIICILLLAILGSVLYFLYKKGKICNRSGKQDITKEKSSKDNIVVEMKSDNTEEAILLGVNGDKTPPGDQVEI
- the mcamb gene encoding melanoma cell adhesion molecule b isoform X4, with protein sequence MAVRNTASLLAGLLLVLFHTWRAWAALEVYMNDTVEVALKGTAKITCRYTSEEGRGSMDIQWFFRKGTGERHKICEQVGMMTTINRTSPYANRISVNDTETPAEVALSIRDVQLSDEVDFICRVKSISEDHVEGHTTLKVFGKPDHPTIEGVTTGISVNADSLSKIGTCEVRNGYPKPKITWYKNTTPLRNTDNVNVETSTTSESSGLFSVKSDLTMKVDRKDKDATFYCEVNYYLPGTNGIMMMMETTKINITVIYPSTFVDFWIESPKGRIKEGDTVELRCRGDGNAVETYSIKDLKNDDVTWEVDKVVLENVTRLDSGEYECTLTNIDIYEEFSNRTAVFVNYLDEAVLNPSDTVLMDKGDTITATCNALSSLQTNTAWFKNNKKMSKDHSLILEAATFDTSGTYLCVVTVPEVEGMETRGSLHVHVKGKPEIQEKDINEIETSDETIILSCHAKGYPTPKITWTTSEGKVINSGSQMETDSGAKSQVTVQLTSDVTVFCNASNEFDSDSVSFNIKVKITKSETPNPSKEKKESKGVVIAVIIICILLLAILGSVLYFLYKKGKICNRSGKQDITKEKSSKDNIVVEMKSDNTEEAILLGVNGDKTPPGDQVEI
- the mcamb gene encoding melanoma cell adhesion molecule b isoform X5, with the translated sequence MAVRNTASLLAGLLLVLFHTWRAWAALEVYMNDTVEVALKGTAKITCRYTSEEGRGSMDIQWFFRKGTGERHKICEQVGMMTTINRTSPYANRISVNDTETPAEVALSIRDVQLSDEVDFICRVKSISEDHVEGHTTLKVFGKPDHPTIEGVTTGISVNADSLSKIGTCEVRNGYPKPKITWYKNTTPLRNTDNVNVETSTTSESSGLFSVKSDLTMKVDRKDKDATFYCEVNYYLPGTNGIMMMMETTKINITVIYPSTFVDFWIESPKGRIKEGDTVELRCRGDGNAVETYSIKDLKNDDVTWEVDKVVLENVTRLDSGEYECTLTNIDIYEEFSNRTAVFVNYLDEAVLNPSDTVLMDKGDTITATCNALSSLQTNTAWFKNNKKMSKDHSLILEAATFDTSGTYLCVVTVPEVEGMETRGSLHVHVKGKPEIQEKDINEIETSDETIILSCHAKGYPTPKITWTTSEGKVINSGSQMETDSGAKSQVTVQLTSDVTVFCNASNEFDSDSVSFNIKVKIKSKGVVIAVIIICILLLAILGSVLYFLYKKGKICNRSGKQDITKEKSSKDNIVVEMKSDNTEEAILLGVNGDKTPPGDQVEI